Part of the Helicobacter bilis genome is shown below.
TCATTCTAGCAGAGTAGTGTATGAACTGCTCTGACAATACGCCATTATTCCTTTTATCTGTTATGGCTACTTGAGCTTTACATACTACCTTTTTTGCTTGTTCTTCAACCTTTTCTGTCATAAATGTTGAGTATTTATATGTCATATTGTCATCATCTTTACGCACTATTTGCATGGAATCTAGCTGGTCCTGTATGATTGTAGTTAAAACATCTTGCACTGCTTTATCATCGCAACTTGGCACAGCACTACCGCAACCACTAAACACACCAAAAAGCATCGCACTTGCGACACATGAAACAAACATCTTTCTCATCAATAAGCCTTTCTTAAAAAATAAACATTTTAAATATCACTAAGATTTCAAAATGCGTGGGAAATTATATATATATATATATAAGATAAAGCTTAAAAAGTAAAGATTAAGATCAAAATTCCAATAATCTCTCATTTGAATAGTTGAATGATTATGTTATTTTACAATGCATTGAAATGCAATCAACTCAGAATCTACACAAATACATTTCTATACTCCACCATATACGCAAGTGATTACGGGTGTAGCTGCCTGTTAATTCGTGTAGATATAGGATTAAATCGCAAAATAATAAGATTCTAGAATCTTTTCTGTCAAACTTATTTACCATAACACTATTTTTTATGTTACAATAACGCTTCCATTTTACATAATGGATCTTTAGCTCAGTTGGTTAGAGCGCTCGGCTCATAACCGAGTGGTCGTAGGTTCAAGTCCTACAAGATCCACCACTCCTTTTCTTCCTTGTATTTAGAAATCCAGTGATATTCCATGCACTCTTAGGTATTTTTTTATTAAATGATCAAAACAATGAAATAATATGTCTTACACACAGAAGTAAGTAGATAAGGCTGGGTTTTGTTTTTTAATATGAGTGTGCAAGCAGACAAAAAACTTTTTACAAATTGTGCTGACGATAACAAAATACTATGTTTTTCATTATTGAACATTTTCTTGCATTGTAGTCATTGTAGTCATAGTAACCAATAGAATCTTAAAATTTGCTACAATCAACTATCTAGCTATTTTTGTAATCTTTTCGAAATCTCTGTTGCAATGGTATAAGCATCATTCATAGCTAGGGCAATAGAGCCGCCATTTTTGAAGAGAATATCACCGACTACAAAGAGATTAGCAATATTGCTTTCTTTGACTTCATTGCATTGTGCTACGCCATTAGAATCTAGCTCTATACCGCATTTCTTTAGAAAATCCACAGGCACAACGCCACCAATAGCATACACAATCCTATCAAAAATACCCGTGCTATTATCACTAAAGGTTACCTCTAGCTTAGAATCCTTATCGCTAACTGCAATAATATCAATGCCAAACTTTGATATTAAGCCATTTTGCAAACTCTTTTCAAGCTCTCTTGCATTCTCATCATTAATGCGATTAAATTCCTTACGGCGATAGTTTAGCGTTGTTTTTGTCATCGCATTTAGGGCAATGGCGTATTCAACCGCCGAGTTACCACCGCCAACGACTAAGATCTCTTCACCTGCCACACAATCATTGACATTGAAGTTAATCTTTTTACGCAAACTTGTAGGCAGTGGATAGCTCGGCTTATTTGGCTTACCCATTTTTCCGATACCAATAATCACATGCTTTGCGTGAAATTCCACATTATTTGTAGTCCTTACGATAAATATAGAATCTTTTTTGCTGACATTATCGACTTCGTGTTGCAGTTTTATCTCAACGCTATTTTCATCTAAAAGTTTTGAAAAAAGATCTAGTGTGCTTTCCTTATTACCATCGCTAAAGGGTATATGCCCAGCAAGTGTTACCACCTGCCCCTTATAATCCTTATCAACCCGCTTTCCATCTTTGTAATACTCGCGTATCATCGCAGAAATATTATCTGTTTTCTCAAGCAACACAATATTTTCAATACCCATCTTTTTACACTCAATCGCACTTGCGATACCACCGGGTCCAGCCCCAACTATTACAACATCATAAATTTTCATGTTTTTTATCCTTTTTATCTTGTTTTGCCATGTTATTTAGGTCGCTAACATTATCAAAAAGCACACCACGCATCATTTTTTCTTTATCATCAAACTGCCCACTTCTTAGCCCCCATAAAAAAGCAATTAAGCCTAAAAATCCCATACATAGTGATACGCCAAGCATCAGCATGACAACCCAACTACTCATAGAATCTCCCTTTTGTAAAACAATGTGAAGCACGATTATAACGAACATTTTTTAAGAAAATTATAATCATTATGTTTTTATATACCAAATGGTAACTATATGCAATAAAATATGTTTCTTTTAAACTCACTTGTAAAATTATAGAATCTCAATAACACTAGATTCTGACCTAAAGATATGACTACGCAAGTCCTTTATATTTTTATTATCATAAATTTTTGATACACGCTTCTAAACCACTTTTACATAAAATCCTGCACAATAAGCCCAATATTTACACCCAGAATCTCTTTTTGCAGTAAATCTCCATATAATGCTTTTGCTCCATTGACTAAATCAGGGCTACTTACACCATGTGCGATAGAAATTCTTGCTTCAAGAAAGGCGGTTAATTTATCGCAAAATTTTAGCAATTCTCCGCATACAGGCATGTATTTATCGTGATTAAATTGAATCAATAGCTGATTTATATCACTAGCAAATACCACTTTATTATGTTCTTTATAGCGATTTGCAAACTCATCTTCAGTCCAATAGATAAGGTCATTGCGGATAAAATGCGGGAGTTTGCTTAGAATCTTTGCCTCCATTTCTTCTTTTTCAATACCTTTAATAAAAGAGTCAAGCCCTTTTACAGACCGCTTTATCGGCGAGATAATATCCCTTGTCAAAACTTCAGGCAAATCATGGAAAAGCCCACCAAAAAAGTGATTTATCTGCATTTTCTCACATACATTAAGATTCACACTCAAAAGATACGCACAGATTGCCACCATTAGCATGTGTCCTAAGACTGAAGTCTGCGGGATACGCGGTGTTTGACTCCATCTCTTTTGGAATCTAAGCTCTGCAAACATGCCAACAAGCTCTTTTATATCTTGATAGAGATAGAGATTTTTCATACCGACTAAATCATAAAAGCCCTCTGTTTGGGAATCTATAATTGCCTTAATATTCTCAATATCATAGAGTTTTGGATTAAAATGATAGATAATATCAAACTCCCATTTAGACGCATAAAAATGCGCTGCTTGTAAAATCTTTGTCTCTAAATCATCATTTTTTTCAGCAAGATAACTCTGCATTGAGTGAAAAAAGTCAAAACCCTGCAATTCATTTGCAAGGCTTTGTGCTACAAATGCTGCTAACTCTTTGCCATGCGCACTCTTTAGCTTATGAAATACAGGTGGTTTAATATCTGTTAGCACAATGCGTTCAAAAAACTCAAATAAAAATTGTCGTATTAGCTTTGTGTAATTAATACTTCTGCCTTCATTTTCTTCATACTTTGCAAAGATATAGGCAAGGATTACCTTATGTGCTTGTTTATCTAGCTCTACAAAGTCAAGCGGCACGGCTTTATCATTCCACCTTCTAATAGATGCACTTGTAAAAATTCTCTCTAAAAGCTTTTTATTTAAATGTGAAGTCTGCTGCATAAAAATCCTTTATAGAAAATCCCTTAATTTCTGCTTATTAAAATCCGGATAATCCATAATTGATAATGGAATCTGTGCGGCAAACTTTGTCTCTGTATTAAATATAATAGGAAAAAGATAGTTGATTTCTGAAGATTCTAAAGGGCTATTTAAATCAAGCGGACAATACACAAGCAACTTGCTTTTTTTTGTGATATGTAAAATAAGCGTTAAATACTCTGGTATCATAAAGGAATAATCGCGTAATTTATAAGGATTCACAAGGGCTAATACCATAGGCTCACTCTCTTTTGCTTTCTCTTGTGTTATCTCTCTATCTTGTTTTATCTGCATGGGTGCGATGAGGTTTTTTAGGCTATCTAAATTTGAGTTTAGAGCTAGTTTATCTTCTAGTAAGCAATTTTTTTGCTCTTGCAAGGCAGCTGCATTAAAGAAGTCGTCATTATGCTGTGTTGTATTATTATGCTTTGCTTTTAAATGCTTTGATAGGATTTGTGTGTTTTGCTTTTGTGTATGTAAAATAGCGTCATTAATATCTTTTTGTGTGGTTTGCACATTTGCTTTTTGATTGTATTTTTTTATGGCTTCATCATCTGCATAGTTCATTGATAAGCTTTTTTTGCTTAAAAGATTCAATCCTTTCACATGAGAAGCAAATAGCCCTTGATTTTGCTCACCGCTTGTATTAGTCTGTGGATAAAGCATTTTTGCAAACACAGAATCTATTTTCTCTAAGATGACTTCATGATTATCTTGGCAAATCACTCTGTGTGCGTTATTGATATTTGATTTTAAAAGATATTTATTTTTCATATAAGTTCCATATATGCGTTTTATCAACATGTAGTAAAGCAAAATGTGTGCCTTATTTTGTGATATGGATTCTATGTGCTAGGGCAACTCGCTTTCAACTTCAATATTTTGTAAAGATTCTATAAATTCGCAATTTATGTATATAATTCCTAGATTATTAGTAAGGGACTTTGATTAATTCTAATTATTTTAAGGATAATGTATGGGTGCGTTGGTTAGCTTTTTTGAGACAAGTGGGGTTATTACTCTGCTTGTTATTTTTTGGCTATCGCTTTATGTGATTGCTACATTATGGATTTTTATCTATAAATGGTTTGTGATACGCGGTATTCAAGATAGGGAGACTTATTCGCTTGATTTATTATTATCAAAGGATATAAGTATTCCGCAAAGTGCGGTATTTGCACGCTCAAAAGGGCATAGGCTTTTATCAAAAGAGATGTTACAAGTTTGGAAAAGTCAGATTCTAAAAAATGCGAGTGGTGGGCTTACATTCTTAAGCATTGTTAGCTCTACTGCACCATTTATCGGCTTGTTTGGCACAGTTACAGAAATCCTTGATGCGTTTGCACATTTAGGCTCACAAGGACAAGCGACTTTTGAGGTGATTGCCCCTATTATTTCAAAGGCGCTTGTGGCGACTGCATGGGGCATTTTATGTGCTATTCCTGCGTATTCTTTCTATCTCATATTGAAACGCAAGATTGCTGTGCTTGGCGTATGTTTGCAAGCACAAATTGATGTAGCCCTTGCTGCTACCGCCGATACAGACAACAACGGCTTTGATAGGACCAAAGAGGCTTTCACGCAAGAAAAAACTAATAATATTGTATGGGGCGGAAAAGTCAATGGATGATTTAGATCTTGAAGAAAAACCAGAGTTAAACATTACCCCGCTTGTTGATATTATGCTTGTTTTACTTGCAATCCTTATGGTAACAACACCAGCGATAGTGTATCGAGAGGATATACAGCTACCAGATGGCTCAAAAAGCAAACGCGCTGAAATAAATCCTATACTCTCTGTGCGTATCGATAAGGATAGGCAAATCCATGTGGATAAAGATGTGTTTGCCTATGAGAGTTTTAAAGAGAACTTTTCACTGCGTGCAAATAGATATGATAAATCGCAATCAGTCTATATTTATGCAGATAAGAATCTATACTATGGCGAAGTTTTGCCTATATTTGCTGTGCTAAAACAAGCAGGATTTACTAAAGTATCGTTAGGAACGCAATGAAAGAAGATGTCGTTATGCACAAGAATAGCCCATCTTTGCATGTAGCAAGTGGGTTTGCAGCCTTTTTGATTTATGCGCTTATGCTGATTTTACTTATTGGCGGCTTTAGATTCTATAAAGAGCAGGTGCGATATGGTGAAGAAGAGGCGGTAATGGCAGAGATTCTAGCAAATGAAAGTATTGAATTAGCCGATATTGCACCACAAGAAGATTCTGCCCTGCAAGAGTTGCAACAAGCAATGACACACGAAAATACTCCACAAGAACAAATAGAAGAAAAAATGACAGAATCCACTGCAAAACAAGAAGCAGAAACACCAAAAGAAATAACGCCACCAAAACAAACATTAGCAGAAAAAACACCAGAAAAATTAGTAGAAAAGCCAAAGGAAGTGCAAGAGAAACCAAAAGAAGTGAATCTTGCTGATGTGTTTGCAAATGTGTCATCAAAGACTTCACAAGATATACGCAAGGAAGAAGAAGCAAAGCGTCAAAAAGAGTTAGATGAGGCAAGGAAGCAAAGAGATGAAGCGCAAAAAGCAAAACAAGCACAACTCACACAAAATGCACTCGCCCTAGAGCAAAGCACAAAAGCCCTGCAGCAAGCCACACAGAATCTTAAAACAAATATTAAACAAGCGATGACAACAAAAATCATGCTAGAAAAGCCCAAATTTTCTGGTAACGCTGAAGATAAAAAGAAATATGATAAATGGTATGCACAAATTGAGCAAATTTTAATGAGTGAATGGCAAAAAAGCGGAAGCTTTCACCAAGCAGCCACAAGCGCGAAAGTTCGCATTAGAATCGATGCAGGAGGCAAGCTTACCTATCTTTATATGGTGTCTCAATCGCCCTATGGCGACTATAATAGCTCTGTGATTGCTTTTTTACGCAAAATGGAAACACGACTTTTTCCACCTCCACCAGCAGAAGGCGTTGATTTATCTATGGAGCTAGAGAATACTTTGAGACATTGATTTTAGAGTATTGTAAAAAAGGTTTAACACAACATTATTTAGCCGCATTAGTCTTAGATTGCATAGCTTCTCAAAATCCATTTTAATTTAATGCAAAAGATTGTTATTTTATGTGTATAGGCTTAGAATAATGCTATATGGCATATAATCAAATAAGGTTATTAGATAAAACTGCTTAATAAGATTCTAATGCTTTTAGCTAAAAATAAGGGAACAAAAATGGGTAAGTGAGATAAAATAAACTCTATCAATGCAAACTATCTTACATCAATACTCACAATACCAAATATGACTTTACAGAAAAACCCACTGCTTTGCAGAATCTATGCAAGGCGGTATAAACCATATAGAATAGATTCTAAAAAACTATATCGTTAGGGATTGAATCTTTGGTGTGGGATTTTATAGCTATACCTTTAATGTAAATTTCCACTCAAACACAATCTAATCATATTTATTGCAACAGCTTTTTTGCCATATCTGATATTCTTTTACCAGTAGCGACTGCATTAAGGCTCTTTGCTGCACCCATGACTTTGCCTAAATCCTTAGAATCTTTTGCACCAACCTTTTCTATAATCTCTTTTATAGCATTTTCTAGCTCATTATCATCAAGCTGTTTTGGTAGATATTGCAGAATAAGTGCGATTTCATAACTCTCTTTATCCGCTAAATCCTGCCTACCTGCATTCAAATAACTCTCTTTTGCATCCTCTCTTTGCTTCAGTGCAGTCTTTAGAATCCCTATGCAGTCCTCATCACTTAGCACAATCCTTTTATCGATTTCTACTTGTTTAAGTGCTGAATGCAGTGTCCTTAACGCATCTCGTTTTGTGCTATCACCGCTTTTCATTGCCTCTTTAATGTCTGCCATTATAGAATCTTTAATACTCATGTAAATCCTTTTTGGGAATGTAAATTGCTTTGAATTATACAATATTTTACTAAAGGATGAGTATGAGAAAAGCGAGTATAAGAAAAATAGGCTTAGCATTATTACTTCCAGCATTGCTTTGTGCGTATGAGCCAGAAATTGATATGAATGCCCCAGATTATGTAAATGATATGCCATCAAAAGACTTTGTGCCGGAGTTTCAAAGACCGGGTTCTTTGTTTGGACAGGGAGAGAGACCGCTATTTGCAGATAGAAGGGCTATGCGTGTCGATGATTTAATCACGATTAAGATTAAGGAAAATATCACAAACGACTTCAAGATTGACAAAAAATATAGTGGAAGTAGTGGAGGGAATGTTACCCCAGCCCAGATGACTTATAATGGGCAGGACGCACAGCAGCAGGCAAACACAGCTTATCTTAACGATCAAGTCAATTATACGCTCACAAAGCCAAACAATGCGACTAACTTTCAAGGTGGTGGGACATATTCGCAGTCACAGAATCTTGCCCTAACGATTACGGCTAGAATCTTAAAGGTTATGGAAAATGGCAACTACTTTATCTATGGTAAGCAAGAAATGCTTGTAAATGGTGAAAAGCAGATTATCCAAATCAGCGGTGTTGTCCGCCCTTATGATATACAGCAAAATAACACGATTGAAAGTCAATATATCGCTGATAGTAAAATCTCTATTGTAAGCGTTGGCAAAATCTCTGAAACTCTTACTAAAAAGCCAACTACAGATGCAATAGAATCAAACTGGCCTTATTAATCCTTTATAAATCTCTCCTGCTAGAAAGTAGGGGTTTGTCATTGTGGCTTGATGTTGTGTAAGTTTAAAATAGTTGTTGTTGCATATAAAATATATAACCCCTTAGGATTAAAACAAGAGATGATATGGAATTATAAGGAAATGGGGACTTATACGCATTTGTTTTTATAAGTTACAAAGCATAACATATTAACAAGACTTTTATGTTTTAGTGTATTTTTTTGCGTGATAGGGAGAGAGTTTTTTTCTAAAATTCATGCCCGTAATATTTTATTTATGGGTTTTTCATATATTAAATATACTTGAAAAAGATGAAGAAATTGGCATACTTAGAGATCGCATCTCATTTTGCATGGAGTAATAAACTTTTCGGACGCACAAAAAGAGATTATTGCTTAGAAATGCAGGTTGATGATGTTGCTTGCAATGAAAGTAAATTTAATCTCAAAAAACACCTTAGCAAAACTTCAGGATAAATCTCATAAAAGATTGTTTGGCTGGAAGCATGGCATTGACAGATAGTATCGCAACTTTAGAAGCATTACATAAGGCTGAAAAAGAAGTGCTAGAGATGATGATTGTGGAGTCTAGTTTAAGCAATAGCTTGGGCATGGTGTATGTAGGTTGGACAAAGACTATATGTTGATCCTTACCGATCAGGGCAAACCTAATCAATCTTCAATACCGCAAGGAATGCCTCTTGTGGGATTTCGACTTTACCGATTGCTTTAAGGCGTTTTTTGCCTTCTTTTTGCTTTTCTAGAAGTTTTCTTTTTCGTGTAATGTCCCCGCCATAGCATTTTGCGGTTACATTTTTACCCATAGATTTCACGGTTTCTCTTGCGATTACTTTATTGCCAATACTTGCTTGAATAGCCACTTCAAAAAGCTGTCTTGGCACAATCTCTTTCATCGCAGATACAAGCGCCTTGCCTCTCTCATAACTCTTGCTTTTATCCACGATAACACTTAAAGCATCAACAACTTCCCCTGCCACACGCACATCAAGCTTTATGAGATTACCCTCTCTATACTCAATCGGCTCATAATCAAAACTCGCATAGCCTTTAGTCTGTGATTTCAGCTTATCATAAAAATCCATAATGATTTCATTGCTCGGCAGGGCATAGGTCAGCATAACGCGATTTTCATTCAAATACTCCATATTCTCTTGCACACCTCGCTTGTTATTCAGCAGTACGATGATATTACCTAAAAACTCACTTGGCGTAATGATAGTAGCTCTTACAAATGGCTCTTTTATACAAGCAATCCTTTGTTCTGGTGGCAACTCGCTTGGATTTTGCACCATAACCATGCTGCCATCTGTTAAATGCACTTCATATACAACGGTTGGTGCTGATGCGATTAAATCAAGTCCAAACTCTCGCTCTAATCGCTCTTTGACAACCTCCATGTGTAAAAGCCCTAAAAACCCAACGCGAAATCCAAAGCCAAGCGCTACACTGCTTTCTGGCTCAAACTGCAAGGCAGAATCATTAAGCTTTAGTTTATTCAAAGCATCGCGTAAATCCTCAAACTTATCTGTATCAATAGGATAGATACCTGCAAATACAAAGGGCTTTGCTGGCATAAAGCCCTCTATTGCTTCACTCGTTGGATTCTCAAGCAAAGTAATCGTATCGCCAACCGCCATTTCTGTAACGCTTTTCAACCCAAGATTTAATATCCCAATCTCGCCACTCTTTAGAATCTCGCTATTTTGCTTATGAAGCGGATGTGGATAGGCTAGTCCTAAAACTTGATACGCATTATTAGAACTCATAGTTTTTACCATATCACCCTTTTTTATCTGCCCTTCCATGATTCTAATAAGCCCCAATGCACCTAAATAGTTATCAAACCATGAATCATACACAAGGGCTTTAAGCGGTTTAGAATCATCAATGTGTGGCGGCGGAATAAGCGTAACAATGCTTTCTAATAAAGATTCTATGCCCTGCCCAGTCTTTGCACTCACAAGCACCGCATTAGAGCAATCAAGTCCTAAAATACTCTCAATCTCTGCGATAACTCGCTCGGGCTGTGCGGCTGGTAAGTCAATCTTATTTATCACAGGGATAATCTCAAGGTTATTCTCAAGGGCGATATACACATTTGCGATAGTTTGGGCTTGTATGCCTTGACTTGCATCAACGACAAGCAGCACACCCTCACATGACTTCAATGAACGCGACACTTCATAGCTAAAATCCACATGTCCGGGCGTATCAATGAGATTTAGAATATAGGTTTGCCCCCCTTGCTGATATAAAAGTCTCGCACTTTGGGCTTTGATAGTAATGCCCCTTTCTTTTTCAATATCCATGGTATCCATCATTTGTGTGCTTACTTCACGCTTAGATACACTGCCACATGCTTGCAGTAAGCAATCAGCAATGGTGCTTTTACCATGGTCGATATGGGCTATGATAGAGAAATTTCGAATATTACTTTGCATGTTATACCTTATAGAATCTAAAATGCGACAACGGAGTGCCATAAATATTATGTCTTATTGTAAATGGCTAAAAGGCTAGATTCTATCAAAAATATACATGATTGTCAAAATATCTTTTATTAAGGTTTCATCGTAACGAATATTTTTGCATAAGGGGTAATGGTGATTTTGAAAATGCTTTTCATTGCTTTGTCGTATGCACAAGCTACGACAAACCCTAAAACACCCATTACAATAGAATGTAATAGGCTAGTAGGTTGTGTTAAATGGTGTTTGGTGGAGCATTACAAGCTTTTTTGTAAAGCCTGTAATTTTGCCTGATAAGCCTTTCTTGCTTCTAGGGCTTCTTCCATGCTAACTTTTTGGAATCTTACCTTATGGTTTGGTGGTAGTTGCCCCATTCTATCTAAATCACAGCTAATAACCGTGCAATACATAGCAAAGCCCCCGCCACTTGGTGCATCTCTTAAAAGCACAATAGGTTCATTTCCACCCGGTGCTTGCATAGAGCCGACTGGATAACATGCGTCTGTAATATTGCTAGGATCGCTTCCTGCGCCAAATGGTTGCGGTAAGTCTTTGTATTTAAATTTACGACCATTTTTAAAACGATAACCAGTCCTATCAGCTTCGCTTGATACAACAAAGGTGTCTTCAAAAAGTCCTTTTACAGAATCCTCTGTGAGTTTATAGTCTTGTAAGCCCATGATTACGCGTAATGTCTCAATAGATTCTAACTTAATCTTATATTCATCTTGCAATGCCTTGCCAACTTGTGGTTTCTCTGTGAAATCTCCGATAGGTAAAATATCTCCTGCTTCAAGCTTTCTACCCTTATATCCGCCAATGCCACCAAGCGGATAAGTAGAGCGAGATCCCATCACAACGGGCACATCAATGCCACCTTTCACGCAGATATAGCTTCTAGCACCACCTCGCAAAAAGTCAAAACTTAGTGTCCCACCTTTTGGAATCTCAACGACACTATGACTAGCCTTTTTCTCACCATTTACAATAGGAGTCATTTCTGCTCCAGTAATAGCGACAAAGCCACCTTCTTCAAACTCTAAAACGGGTCCCATTAAAGCCACTTCAAGTGCAGCAGCATTTATATCATTGCCTAAAAGCAAGTTTCCAGCCTTAAAGGACATTTGGTCTAATGCCCCGCCGGGCGGAATGCCTAAATGATAGTATCCATAGCGTCCGCTATCTTCTACAAAGGTTGCAAGTCCGGGATTTATTACTTTAATCTTAGCCATTGAATACCTCCAAAAGTTTTTTATTGTAATTATTTGGGTCTTTTTGCCACTCTTGTAGTGAGAATTTTACATTCGCACTTTTTAGTGTAAATGTGCCATCTTCTACTTCTTTTACCGCTTTATTATAAGTTGCTTCATCAATAGGCTTAAACTTGATAATATCCCCTGGTTTTAAAAATACCATAGAATCTTTAAAGTATTCAAGCTTTTGAGCTGGATCCCATACAGGTGCAGGGGTTATTCCCATCATTTGATAGCCACCACCACCACGCACAGCATAGATACAGCCAAAGCAGCCACCATGTCCAATGGTAAGCTTTGGAGTGTCAATCCGTGCTTTTAGATACTTTGGCACTTCTATTTGCTTTTGTCTCTCTACAAGCTGATATAGCCATGGAAGCCCTGCTACAAAGCCTATCATGCTTACAAACCATGGATTTTCTGAATGTGCTTTAATATAAGATTCTACGCTATCATAGCCATTTATCTTACTTGCGTATTCTATGTCCGTGGTGTTTGGATCAAATTTAGAATCTTCTGCTCTCACTTGATGATTATCCCTAAATCGCATTAAGGTTTCATGTGTATAAGGGTCTTGGTAAAATACAGGAAATTCAATCAACCTTGTCATAATCTCTGCATTCGTGCTTTGCACTTCTTTTTCTAACTCTTTACATATATCAAGCACTTTATTATAATGCAAAATATCAGGGTCAAATGCAACCATGTAAGACGCATTTGCCGGGCAAATCTCTGTAATGCCCTTGATATTTCTCTCGCGTAATTTATCACAAATCGCCATCGCTTGAAAGAAAGCCTCAAGGCTCATGCCCTCTTCGCTTACCTCCACATACAAAAATGTATCGCCACCAAATGTATATCTAAACATGCTATGCTCCTTTATTATTATGTGTTGCCATCCAAGATTCTAAGAAATTGATATGATAGTTACCACTTGCAACATCTTCATCTTTAAATAAGTCGTTAAATAAAGGCAGGGTTGTTTTAATACCCTCAATCCTTACTTGTCTTAATGCCCTATTCATACGAGAAATAGCCATCGCTCTATTCTCATCATAGATAATGAGTTTTGCTACTAAAGAATCATAAAAAGGTGGAATTACTCTGCCATTAAAAAGCATACTATCTACGCGGATTCCAGAGCCGGTGGGATAAAAGACTTCGCTAATTTTTC
Proteins encoded:
- the lepA gene encoding translation elongation factor 4, with the protein product MQSNIRNFSIIAHIDHGKSTIADCLLQACGSVSKREVSTQMMDTMDIEKERGITIKAQSARLLYQQGGQTYILNLIDTPGHVDFSYEVSRSLKSCEGVLLVVDASQGIQAQTIANVYIALENNLEIIPVINKIDLPAAQPERVIAEIESILGLDCSNAVLVSAKTGQGIESLLESIVTLIPPPHIDDSKPLKALVYDSWFDNYLGALGLIRIMEGQIKKGDMVKTMSSNNAYQVLGLAYPHPLHKQNSEILKSGEIGILNLGLKSVTEMAVGDTITLLENPTSEAIEGFMPAKPFVFAGIYPIDTDKFEDLRDALNKLKLNDSALQFEPESSVALGFGFRVGFLGLLHMEVVKERLEREFGLDLIASAPTVVYEVHLTDGSMVMVQNPSELPPEQRIACIKEPFVRATIITPSEFLGNIIVLLNNKRGVQENMEYLNENRVMLTYALPSNEIIMDFYDKLKSQTKGYASFDYEPIEYREGNLIKLDVRVAGEVVDALSVIVDKSKSYERGKALVSAMKEIVPRQLFEVAIQASIGNKVIARETVKSMGKNVTAKCYGGDITRKRKLLEKQKEGKKRLKAIGKVEIPQEAFLAVLKID
- a CDS encoding biotin-dependent carboxyltransferase family protein; translation: MAKIKVINPGLATFVEDSGRYGYYHLGIPPGGALDQMSFKAGNLLLGNDINAAALEVALMGPVLEFEEGGFVAITGAEMTPIVNGEKKASHSVVEIPKGGTLSFDFLRGGARSYICVKGGIDVPVVMGSRSTYPLGGIGGYKGRKLEAGDILPIGDFTEKPQVGKALQDEYKIKLESIETLRVIMGLQDYKLTEDSVKGLFEDTFVVSSEADRTGYRFKNGRKFKYKDLPQPFGAGSDPSNITDACYPVGSMQAPGGNEPIVLLRDAPSGGGFAMYCTVISCDLDRMGQLPPNHKVRFQKVSMEEALEARKAYQAKLQALQKSL
- a CDS encoding 5-oxoprolinase subunit B family protein; amino-acid sequence: MFRYTFGGDTFLYVEVSEEGMSLEAFFQAMAICDKLRERNIKGITEICPANASYMVAFDPDILHYNKVLDICKELEKEVQSTNAEIMTRLIEFPVFYQDPYTHETLMRFRDNHQVRAEDSKFDPNTTDIEYASKINGYDSVESYIKAHSENPWFVSMIGFVAGLPWLYQLVERQKQIEVPKYLKARIDTPKLTIGHGGCFGCIYAVRGGGGYQMMGITPAPVWDPAQKLEYFKDSMVFLKPGDIIKFKPIDEATYNKAVKEVEDGTFTLKSANVKFSLQEWQKDPNNYNKKLLEVFNG